The Coregonus clupeaformis isolate EN_2021a chromosome 35, ASM2061545v1, whole genome shotgun sequence genome includes the window TGGCCCTGGCGTTCGGGGCCTCTGTGGCTGTGGTATCTGTGTGCCTGGGTCCTGCTACCTCTGGAGGAGGGGTCCACCTGAACCCGGCTGTGACCCTGGCTCTGGCTGCAGGACTGAGGGTGAGCCCCTGGAGAGCTGTCCTCTACGTGGGGGCACAGCTCCTCGGTGCACTCTGTGCCTGTGCCCTCCTCATGGGAATGGTGCCTGCCCCACTCAGAGGGCATTTGGGGCTCAACGAGGTGAGTCACATCTGATTCATTTTTATTTGATTCTAGGTTGTAGTGAAGTATTGTTTTTCTGTAGTATTATAGCTTCCGAAAATACATTATTAGAAATGTTTTGCCAAAATCTTCTTTGTATTTTAGTATTTTTGCTTAATTGATTATGGGTGTTTATGGGTTATGGGTGTTATAAACATTATCTGTAAAATGTTTCTTTTTCCAGGTAGCCTTGGGTGTCCACCCATGCCAAGCCTTCTCAGTGGAGACAGCCATCACCTTTCAGCTGGTAGTCTGTGTCCTCGCTACGTCTCGACCCAAATCAGCCTTCCACCTccagggtcctgtattggtcggCTTGTCTGTCACTTTGGGAAATCTAGTAGCGGTAAGGAAGATGACAGATCCTATTTGTGTTAGTTTAAATTCTGTCTGACCACAATAGAGTTGCTATGGGTAATTTGATGGATTTTGTCAATTAAAACATTTTGTAGATCTTTACATTTGTCTTATCTTTTGATTTCAtgcccccccttctctcttattctccctctctctctctttaccttctTCCTCTGACCAGATTGGGTACACTGGCTGTGGGATGAATCCTGCTAGGTCTTTTGGTCCAGCTGTGGTCACTTTAAAATTTAATAACCATTGGGTGAGTCTGGCCAAGTTGACTATCTCTCATTGTGCTCCATGAAAATTACAAAAGTATATTGACGCTATTTACTAACATCACACCATAGTGCACACATTCAAAACTACTTACAAAAAAAGTATCTCTCTCCTCTGCAGGTGTATTGGGTGGGGCCGTGTGTGGGGGCGTTACTTGCTGGCCTACTACATGACCTGGTGCTCCACCCACGATGGGGTTGCCCTGGCGACTGGTTGGCTGAGTTTAAGGAACTGTTTCCCAAGGATCCACTTAAACAGCCCACCACATTGGAACACACAGTGGAGTAGAGATGGAGGCAGTTCTCTTACCATTCTTCGACCATTGACCAAAGGTGACCACACACCATTCTCTGATATCTGACCACTTGCCACTGGTGTACACAAGTGGCCATGGTATCTGGGTCCATCGTTGAGTACCACTGAGTGAAGAAACTCAAAATGTGTACACATCTACAGTATTCATGCACATCTACATTGTAGCTATGATAATATACTCTGCTGTATTCTCTGGGAGACTGcgctctcctctcttttcctgaATGTACTGGCTAGTTTCCTTTCTGGCTAGTTCTGCGATATTTCAGAACTGAACAAAGCACTAATCCACCATCTCAGGTTCTTCACAATCATGTTGTTTGTCAGCTTGACTTCATTTTGTGCATCTTTGTACCTCTCTGAGGTGTCGAACCATCTGTAGATGCAGACAATTTCTATTCAGACCAAAGCCTAGATATTTGTATGAGTGTCCAAGGTGATTTCATTCAGGTCAGTTAAAGTACGGGTACAGTTCTTCAACAAGCTGTGTAATCATTCACATTATGGGACAGATCACTATGATATGTGTTTTTATATACCACTATCATGGGGTTTGTCCTGTTATACATATTTCAATGACAGCTGTATGACTCAGTAAAATGTTCTTTATTATAGAATGAATTCTACATTTGTTTTTCACTAAATTGAAACAGAACATTATGTGTTTCATGTCCTCTGTGCAAGAGTTTATTAAAGCTGAAAACACCAAACGTATGAGTCGTCCTACCGTGTGTACAGGGGAGGGGAGTGTAAAGTGAGTGTGAAGCTACAGGAGTCATTTTGTGTCAGGTCCACTTACATTTTCCATCTGTTTCCATGAATTGTCATGCCCTGGGGAGGACTCATCTGGGAAGGAAGGGGTTGGGTGTAATCTCTCAAACCCAGCAACCccgccctgtgtgtgtctctgtctgtctctctccctctctctctctctctttctctctcccaactgagagaaaaaaaatagaaaaaatagtATTTGGATCCACATCCCGATAGTGTTATACCTTGGTTATGCACACTCTTGAATACTTAATacaatgttttagtttttttcattGATGTACTATGACAGACATTGTTGACAAGTTAATATAACACTATAAATatatgtgtgtgagagctgcAGTTCTGTTCTGACAGATTCACATCTCTTCACTTCATTGCACAAAATATTCTCTGCAAAGTCCTATCTGCAGGAAACAGTTAGAAATGCTATATTTGGTGGCATACACTCCACTCACCACAATGCTATGAGAGCTGCAAAGAAATTTCGCTTAGCAAGAAAAACATCCTTCAACAACAATGCACTATCGATGACAGCCCTCTCGACGTTACTGTGTAAGTTCCCTGCCTTGCGGAAACAACTGAAGATGATAAGAATTACTCACATCGGAAGAACACATTTGGCAAGAAATTTGGATTACTGTTTCACTTGCAGTGAGGGAGCCTTCCTTTAGGTCAGGGAGTTGACGTAGGGACAAAAGCGGTATAGCTGAAAAAGATGGAGGAACACCGGATTCATATATCAATACAAATGATGGGTCTCATGCTATTTGCTCTCCCACATTACTCTGACACCTTAAATCTAAACCTGGTTAACTTCACGGAGTTCTCTGGCCCTGAGGGAAGCTTCTTTGGCTTCTCTGCAGATTTCTATCAGTTTAGCAACAACACGTGAGTATTGCAATGTACTATTTGGTAAGTTTAGGCTTTTCTTCATTCAGTAGGGTTTGCATAGTTTTTATGGTATCTGTAAAACTacacaaattagtggatttggctatttcagccacacccgttgctgacaggtgtataaaatcgagcacacagccttgCAGTCTCCATagagaaacattggcagtagaatggcctaactgaaaagctcagtgactttaaaagtggcactgtcataggatgccacctatccaacaagtcagtttttcAAACTTCTGCCctcctagagctgccccggtcaactgtaagaacagttattgtgaagtggaaacatctaggagcaacaacgtctcagccgcgaagtgctaggttacacaagctcacagaacggaaccagcgcgtaaaaattgtctgtctgcagttgcaacactcactaccgagttccaaactgcctctagaagcaatgtcagaacaagaactgttcgtcgggagcttcatcaaATGGGTTTCCACGGCCgaccagccgcacacaagcctaagatcacaatgagGAATGCCAAGCatctgctggagtggtgtaaagctcgctgccattggactctggagcagtggaaacgcgttctctggagtgatgaatcacgcttcaccatctggcagtccgacagactaatctgggtttggcggatgccaggagaatactacctgccccaatgcattgtgccaactgtaaagtttggtggatgaggaataatggtctggggctgtttttcatggtttggggtaggccccttagttccagtgaagggaaatcttcatgctacagcatacaatgacattctagatgattctgtgcttccaactttgtggcaacagtttggggaaggccctttcctgtttcagcatgacaatgccccccatgcacaaagcgaagtccatacagaaatggtttgtcaagatcggtgttgaagaacttgactggcctgcacaaagacctgacctcaatcccatagaacacctttgggatgaattggaacgccgactgcgagcatgcctaatcacccaacaacagtgcccaacctcactaacgttcttgtggatgaatggaagcaagtccccgcagcagtgttccaacatctagtggaaagctttcccagaagagtggaggctgttatagcagcaaaggggggaccaactccatattaacctcttaaggatcggaccctatACATTACTTTCActcatctagatggccgggcggggtgggtgtggagccagagacagcaggggttcaaaatGTAGAactcagttcctacatttgaatataaaaattgatttaatcAAACAAAActgtgctacattttatctctgggtcccttaggatgacaaatcagagcaagattactgaatctaagtacattatttaccttcagaggtgaatgtatcaaacagTTGCCATgatacgtttttttgttgttgtgcactctcctcaaacaatagaatggtattttttcactataatagctactgtaaattggacagtgcagttatattaacaataatttaagcattctgcccatataagacatgtctatgtcctggaaagtttgctgttacttacaacagtcatgctaatcacattagcgcacgttagctcaaccgtcctgtatacgggacaccaatcccgtagaggttaatgcccatgattttggaatgagattttgATGAgtagctgtccacatactttgggtcatgtagtgtatatgctGGTATTACTCTTATATTAAATTGGgcaaggtacagttgaagtcggatgtttacatacaccttagccaaatacatttgtggtcctctgtagctcagctggtagagcacggcgcttgtaacgccaaggtagtgggttcgatccccgggacaacccatacacaaaaaaaaaatgtatgcacgcatgactgtaagtcgctttggataaaagcgtctgctaaatggcatattattattattattacatttaaactcagtttttcacaattgctgacatttaatcctagtaaaaattccctgtcttaggtcagttaggatcaataCTTTATTTtacgaatgtgaaatgtcagaataatagtagagagatttatttaagcttttatttctttcatcacattcccagtgggtcagaagtttacatacactcaattagtatttggtagcattgcctttaaattgtataacttgggtcaaatgtttcgggtagccttccacaagcttcccacaataagttgggtgaattcaggcccgttcctcctgacagagctggtgtaactgagtcaggtttgtaggcctccttgctcgcacacactttttcagttctgcccacaaatgttctattggattgaggtcagggctttgtgatggccactccaataccttgactgtgttgtccttaagccattttgccacaactttggaagtatgcttggggtcattgtccatttggaagacccatttgcgaccaagctttaacatcctgactgatgtcttgagatgttgcttcaatatatccacataattttccttcctcatgatgccatctattttgtgaagtgcaccagtccctcctgcagcaaagcatccccacagcatgatgctgccaccccggtgcttcacggttgggatggtgttcttcggcttgcaagcgaccccctttttcctccaaacataacgatggtcattatggccaaacagttatatttttgtttcttcagacaagaggacatttctcccaaaagtacggtctttgtccccatgtgcagttgcaaaccgtagtctggcttttttatggcggttttggagcagtggcttcttccttgctgagcggcctatcaggttatgttgatacaggactcgttttactgtggatatacagtggggagaacaagtatttgatacactttcgattttgcagggtttcctacttacaaagcatgtagatgtctgtactttttatcatatgtacacttcaactgtgagagacggaatctaaaaatccagaaaattccattgtatgaattttaagtaattaatttgcattttattgcatgacataagtatttgatcacctaccaaccagtaagaattccggctctcacagacctgttcgtttttctttaagaagccctcctgttctccactcattacctgtattaactgcacctgtttgaactcattacctgtataaaagacacctgtccacacactcaatcaaacagactccaacctctccacaatggccaagaccagagagctgtgtaaggacatcagggataaaattgtagacctgcacaaggctgggatgggctacaggacaataggcaagcagcttggtgagaaggcaacaactcttggcgcaattattagaaaatggaagaagttcaagatgacggtcaatcaccctcggtctggggctccatgcaagatctcacctcgtggggaatcaatgatcatgaggaaggtgagggatcagcccagaactacacggcaggacctggtcaaagagctgaagagagctgggaccacagtctcaaagaaaaccattagtaacacactacgccgtcatggattaaaatcctgcagcgcacgcaaggtccccctgctcaagccagcgcatgtccaggcccgtctgaagtttgccaatgaccatctggatgatccagaggaggaatgggagaaggtcatgtggtctgatgagacaaaaatatagctttttggtctaaactccactcgccgtgtttggaggaagaagaaggatgagtacaaccccaagaacaccatcccaaccgtgaagcatggaggtggaaacatcattctttggggatgcttttctgcaaagcggacaggacgactgcaccgtattgaggggaggatggatggggccatgtatcgcaagatcttggccaacaacctccttccctcagtaagagcattgaagatgggtcgtggctgggtcttccagcatgacaacgacccgaaacacacagccagggcaactaaggagtggctccgtaagaagcatctcaaggtcctggagtggcctagccagtctccagacctgaacccaatagaaaatctttggagggagctgaaagtccgtattgcccagcaacagccccgaaacctgaaggatctggagaaggtctgtatggaggagtgggccaaaatccctgctgcagtgtgtgcaaacctggtcaagacctacaggaaacgtatgatctctgtaattgcaaacaaaggtttctgtaccaaatattaagttctgcttttctgatgtatcaaatacttatgtcatgcaataaaatgcaaattaattacttaaaaatcatacaatgtgattttctggatttttgttttagattccgtctctcgcagttgaagtgtatctatgataaaaaatgacagacctctacatgctttgtaagtaggaaaacctgcaaaatctgcagtgtatcaaatacttgttctccccactgtagatacttttgtgcctgttttctccagcatcttcacaaggtcctttgctgttgttctgggattgatttgcacttttcgcacaaaagtatgttcatctcttggagacagaacgcgtctccttcctaagcggtatgacggctgcgtggtcccatggtgtttatacttgcaaactattgtttgtacagatgaacgtggtacctccaGGCGTTtgcaaattgctcccaaggatgaaccagacttgtggaagtctacaatgtttttctgaggtcttggctgatttcttttgattttcccacgatgtcaagcaaagaggcactgagtttgaaggtaggccttgaaatacatccacaggtacacctccaattgactcaaatgatgtcaattagcctatcagaagcttctaaagccatgacatcattttctggaattttccaaactgtttaaaggcacagtcaccttattgtatgtaaacttctgacccactggaattgtgatacagtgaattataagtgaaataatctgtctgtaaacaattgttggaaaaattgcttgtgtcatgcacaaagtagatgtccttaccgacttgccaaaactatagtttgttaacaagaaatgtgtggagtggttgaaaaacaagttttaatgactccaacctaagtgtatgtaaacttccgacttcaactgtatgtggagtTTGAATGGCTTTTCATCACATGCTTGTCTGAAATCCCAGAGGTTATTTTAACCCTAGTTTTTTCTGTCCCACAGCATCAGTGTTGTGGTTGGGGCCCCCAGAGCCAACACCAGTCAGCCAGGAGTCACTGAGGCGGGGGCTGTGTATCTCTGTCCCTGGGCACAGACAGGAGGGGCCTGTACTACCATGACCTTTGACACAAAAGGTAAACCTTTACGTATCAACAGTCCTATTCATGCATTTCTCTATTTTTTACTGATGCTGTGAACATATTAGCATACTGTAGATTAgtaagtacagtaccagtcaaaagtttggacacacctactcattcaagggtttttctttatttgtactattttctacattgtataataatcgtgaagacatcaaaactatgaaataacacatatggaatcatgtagtaaccaagaaagtgttaaacaaatcataatatatttcatatttgagattcttcaaagtagccaccctttgccttgatgacagctttgtagactcttgccattctctcaaacagcttcacctggaattattttccaacagtctttaagttgttcccacatatgctgagcacttgttggctgcttttccttcacgctgcggtccaactcatcccaaaccatctcaattgggatgaggtcggatgattgtggaggccaggtcatctgatgcagcactccatcactctccttcttggtcaaatagcccttgcacagcctggaggtgtgatgggtcatcgtcctgttgaaaaacaaatgatagtcccactaagcgcaaaccagatgggatgccgtatcgctgcaggatgctgtggtagccatgctggctaagtgtgcgttgaattctaaataaatcaccagtgtcaccagcaaagcaaccccacaccatcacacctcctccatgcttcacggtgggaaccacacatgcaaagatcatccgttcacctactctgcatctcacaaagacacggcggttgaaaccaaaaatctcaaatatggactcatcagacaaaaggacagatttacaccggtctaatctccattgctcatgtttcttggcccaagcaaatctcttcttcttattggtgtcttttagtagtgctttctttgcagcaatttgaccatgaaggcctgattcacacagtctcctctgtacagttgatgttgagatgtgtctgttactttaactctgtgaagcatttatttgggctgcaatctgatgtgcagttaactctaattaacttaatctcttcagcagaggtaactctgggtcttcctttcctgtgggggtcctcatgagagccagtttcatcatagcgcttgatggtttttgcgactgcacttgaagaaacttagaAAGTTCTTGATTTTTTCCAGCTTGACTGACCTTCTTGTCAAAGTAATgctggactgtcatttctctttgcttatttgagctgttcttgccataatatggacttggtcttttaccaaatagggctatcttctgtattccaCCCCTACCTAgtcacaacacaagtgattggctcaaacgcattaagaatgaaagaaattccacagtaaccatgcacacctgttaattgaaatgcattccaggtgactacctcatgaagctggttgagagaaagccaagagtgtgcaaagctgtcatcaaggcaaagggtggctactttgaaaaatctcaaatataaaatatattttggtcacttttttggttactacatgattccatatgtgttatttcatggttttgatgtcttcactattattctaaaatgtataaaatagtacaaAAAGGTTGACAAACTGAGCTGTCTGATGTAAATACAGGTGATGAGGTTTATCCTCACCAGAACTTAGTGATAAGGTCCTCAAAGTCCCACCAGTGGTTTGGAGCTACTGTGCGATCCTCCGGAAACTACATTGTGGTGAGTTTTTCCAGCCATTGTGGCACAATACTCTTCCCACTCTCTCTGACTCTTTGAAACCAGTCACTCATTGTGCTGTGAGTCTGACGGCCGCTGTATACAGTCACTGTGCAGTATAGAATGCATCAGATATCGATCCTCTAAATCGTTTAcacaacccctctccctccctcgatATATTTTCTTTCCTCTCCCACTGTCATTCTCCCTCTTTCTACCAATGTTATGTTTGTCTGCCTCTGCTCCTTCTTAATTTACATTCTCCACATCACTTTGTTTTACCCTTCTCTTGATCTCTATATCACTTTCCTTCTcccactctttctctttctccctctcctcccttctctctctctccctccctccccctgcgcCAGGCCTGTGCCCCCCTGTTCCACTGGAACGTGATAGACGTGGGTGAACGTGACGAGGCCCAGAACACTCCAGTGGGTAACTGCCTAGTGTTGAACACACTGACGGGGAAAACGGTTGACTTCTCCCCCTGCAAAGAAGTCATGACGGAGAAGGTTTACAAAGCCCTGAAGTACAGTAAGAGATATTAGTCATGCCATTAGtacctgtacagtacagtaagagGTTCCTCTGTTGTCCACTCAAAACTTAAAGGCTGCATTTATGCATTCAGCCCACTTTTGATCAGAATTAACGCAGCCAAACAAGCATCCAGTCAGAACTGTGGTGGTAATTTAGTATTATTGTCACTGCTATGCCTCAAAACTACTAGGGTATTCCTTCTTAAAATAGCAGTTGACTTCATGTTCACAAGTTTGCCTGCTGGtctttctttctactctgcgtgTTTTCATCTTTAATCCTAATCTTGATTTTCAGATAATGACAGACGATACTGTGAAGTGGGATTTAGCTCCGACATAACAAAGGTGCCCACACTCCAAACTTTTTCTTTTTGATTCATATAATGTTATACATTGCACAGTAATGTAGCAGAATAGATCAGTAATGGTTAGAGCCACATAGTTTATGATATTGTAAGGTAGTAATTACACCAACAGTGTTGTGACACCATCTATAACAATAATTGGATTTGTTTCTTGCTGTACTATTCTAGGAGGGAAGGCTCCTTATTGGTGCCCCTGGAGGCTACTACTTTCAAGGTAACATGTGCCATCTGGTGTTCAGAGTGTGTTAACAAAATtgttagcctggttaaaccagattgAACACTACACTGAGGTAAAACAGTGGTGAGTGTAgcgttcagtctggtttaaccaggctacaaCATGGTGGCTTCCATAATTGCATTCATCAACACTCCTAGGTAGAATGTGTACATTAATAGCCCTGTTGTTAGGATGTCTCCAGGAAGGTAatggttgatgatgacagagcATTATGAATTAACATATTACTAGTCTCGGGAATTCCAGACCTAGAGCAACAGCATGTCAGAACATTGTTAATGTGGGAGGCAACCCGTCTGCTTTATTTTACTAATATCACTGTGGAatattatgaaataaatatgtataaACATCACTAAAGTGTATTCTCCAAATGCTGGTTGCGGTGCTTAACCTTTCTGTTGCAGGTCAGATCATCAGTGCAGGACTGCTTGACATTGTCAACAGTGCCAAGAGACAGAATGCCAAACCTTATGTGGCAGGACAAACCCATTCCCCTGAGACTGGTGGATACGATCGTTACCATGGTAAGAGGGTTACACTCAAGACTTGTGGTCT containing:
- the LOC121550647 gene encoding aquaporin-5; protein product: MQVLSSLALVLKNIWTLSFLRDLLCEFVGTALFLFASLASVVLRPQLPAWDGSLSSPTSDHHLHALSFESDPSSLSDTQPLSECHPDPLHVALAFGASVAVVSVCLGPATSGGGVHLNPAVTLALAAGLRVSPWRAVLYVGAQLLGALCACALLMGMVPAPLRGHLGLNEVALGVHPCQAFSVETAITFQLVVCVLATSRPKSAFHLQGPVLVGLSVTLGNLVAIGYTGCGMNPARSFGPAVVTLKFNNHWVYWVGPCVGALLAGLLHDLVLHPRWGCPGDWLAEFKELFPKDPLKQPTTLEHTVE